In a single window of the Salvelinus namaycush isolate Seneca chromosome 6, SaNama_1.0, whole genome shotgun sequence genome:
- the LOC120049409 gene encoding endoplasmic reticulum-Golgi intermediate compartment protein 2-like, translated as MRRLYRKKALSLVKELDAFPKVPESYVETTATGGTVSLIAFAAMALLAFFEFFVYRDTWMKYEYEVDKDFSSKLRINIDITVAMKCQHVGADILDLAETMITSNGIQYEPVIFELTPQQKLWHRTLLLIQNRLREEHSLQEVLYKSVLKGAPTALPPREGTASEPLSACRIHGHVYVNKVAGNFHITVGKPIHHPRGHAHIAAFVSHDTYNFSHRIDHLSFGEEIPGIINPLDGTEKITSNHNEMFQYFITVVPTKLHTSKVSADTHQFSVTERERVINHAAGSHGVSGIFMKYDTSSLMVTVSEQHMPLWQFLVRLCGIIGGIFSTTGMIHGFVGFCFDIVCCRFKLGPYKPREVVLPDPHVNNCAAPLLTDNHVQE; from the exons ATGAGGCGTCTGTACAGGAAGAAAGCCCTGAGTCTGGTTAAGGAGCTGGATGCCTTCCCCAAGGTCCCAGAGAGCTATGTCGAGACCACAGCCACAGGGGGGACAG TGTCCCTGATAGCATTCGCTGCCATGGCACTGCTGGCCTTCTTTGAGTTCTTTGTGTATCGGGACACCTGGATGAAGTATGAATACGAAGTGGATAAAGATTTCTCAAG TAAATTGAGAATAAACATAGATATTACAGTTGCCATGAAATGCCAAC ATGTAGGTGCAGACATTCTGGACCTGGCAGAGACTATGATAACATCAAATGGCATTCAGTATGAGCCT GTGATTTTTGAGCTGACCCCGCAGCAAAAACTGTGGCACAG GACCCTGTTGCTGATACAgaacaggctgagggaggagcATTCTCTACAGGAGGTCTTGTACAAGAGTGTTCTAAAGGGAGCCCCTACGGCCTTGCCCCCTAG agAGGGCACCGCCTCAGAGCCCTTAAGTGCCTGTAGGATACATGGACATGTCTACGTCAACAAAGTGGCTGGGAACTTCCACATCACAGTGGGAAA GCCTATTCATCATCCTCGTGGCCATGCTCATATAGCAGCTTTTGTAAGCCATGACA CGTACAACTTCTCCCATCGGATAGACCATCTGTCTTTCGGAGAAGAGATCCCCGGCATCATCAATCCTCTGGACGGGACAGAGAAAATCACCAGCAACC ATAATGAGATGTTCCAGTATTTCATTACGGTGGTACCTACCAAACTGCACACCTCCAAGGTGTCGGCAGACACACACCAGTTCTCTGTGACGGAGAGG GAGCGGGTGATCAACCATGCGGCGGGCAGCCACGGTGTGTCTGGAATCTTTATGAAGTACGACACCAGCTCTCTGATGGTGACGGTCAGTGAGCAGCACATGCCCCTCTGGCAGTTCCTGGTACGACTCTGTGGCATCATCGGGGGTATCTTCTCCACCACAG GCATGATCCATGGGTTTGTTGGCTTCTGTTTCGACATAGTCTGCTGTCGCTTCAAACTAGGCCCATATAAACCTAGAGAG GTGGTTCTCCCAGATCCCCATGTGAACAATTGTGCTGCTCCGCTCCTGACGGACAACCACGTACAGGAGTAG